The Saccopteryx leptura isolate mSacLep1 chromosome 2, mSacLep1_pri_phased_curated, whole genome shotgun sequence genome has a window encoding:
- the MYL6 gene encoding myosin light polypeptide 6 isoform X1 has protein sequence MCDFTEDQTAEFKEAFQLFDRTGDGKILYSQCGDVMRALGQNPTNAEVLKVLGNPKSDEMNVKVLDFEHFLPMLQTVAKNKDQGTYEDYVEGLRVFDKEGNGTVMGAEIRHVLVTLGEKMTEEEVEMLVAGHEDSNGCINYEELVRMVLNG, from the exons ATG TGTGACTTCACCGAGGACCAGACCGCAG AGTTCAAGGAGGCCTTCCAGCTGTTTGACCGGACAGGTGATGGCAAGATCCTGTACAGCCAGTGTGGGGACGTGATGAGGGCCCTGGGCCAGAACCCCACCAATGCCGAGGTGCTCAAAGTCCTGGGGAACCCCAAGAGTGATG AGATGAATGTGAAGGTGTTGGACTTTGAGCACTTCCTGCCCATGCTGCAGACTGTGGCCAAGAACAAGGACCAGGGGACCTATGAGGACTATGTCGAAGGCCTTAGGGTATTTGACAAGGAAGGGAATGGCACTGTTATGGGTGCTGAGATCCGGCATGTTCTCGTCACACTGG GTGAGAAAATGACAGAGGAAGAAGTAGAGATGCTGGTGGCAGGGCACGAGGACAGCAATGGTTGTATCAACTATGAAG AGCTTGTCCGCATGGTGCTGAATGGCTGA
- the MYL6 gene encoding myosin light polypeptide 6 isoform X2: MCDFTEDQTAEFKEAFQLFDRTGDGKILYSQCGDVMRALGQNPTNAEVLKVLGNPKSDEMNVKVLDFEHFLPMLQTVAKNKDQGTYEDYVEGLRVFDKEGNGTVMGAEIRHVLVTLGEKMTEEEVEMLVAGHEDSNGCINYEAFVRHILSG, translated from the exons ATG TGTGACTTCACCGAGGACCAGACCGCAG AGTTCAAGGAGGCCTTCCAGCTGTTTGACCGGACAGGTGATGGCAAGATCCTGTACAGCCAGTGTGGGGACGTGATGAGGGCCCTGGGCCAGAACCCCACCAATGCCGAGGTGCTCAAAGTCCTGGGGAACCCCAAGAGTGATG AGATGAATGTGAAGGTGTTGGACTTTGAGCACTTCCTGCCCATGCTGCAGACTGTGGCCAAGAACAAGGACCAGGGGACCTATGAGGACTATGTCGAAGGCCTTAGGGTATTTGACAAGGAAGGGAATGGCACTGTTATGGGTGCTGAGATCCGGCATGTTCTCGTCACACTGG GTGAGAAAATGACAGAGGAAGAAGTAGAGATGCTGGTGGCAGGGCACGAGGACAGCAATGGTTGTATCAACTATGAAG caTTTGTGAGGCATATCCTGTCGGGGTGA
- the MYL6B gene encoding myosin light chain 6B, giving the protein MPPKKDVPVKKPVGPAISKPATKPAAGALPAKTKAEPVAAVPSAPEKTHEPPIDLSKVAIEFNKDQLEEFKEAFELFDRVGDGKILYSQCGDVMRALGQNPTNAEVLKVLGNPKSDELKSRRVDFETFLPMLQAVSKNRDQGTYEDYLEGLRVFDKEGNGKVMGAELRHVLTTLGERMTEEEVETVLAGHEDSNGCINYEAFLKHILSI; this is encoded by the exons ATGCCTCCCAAGAAGGATGTTCCTGTGAAGAAACCAGTGGGGCCTGCTATCTCCAAGCCTGCTACCAAGCCAGCAGCAGGGGCCCTTCCAGCCAAGACCAAGGCTGAGCCAGTggcagctgtcccttcagctccTGAGAAAACTCATGAGCCCCCCATCGATCTCTCCAAAGTGGCG ATTGAGTTTAACAAGGACCAGCTGGAAG AGTTCAAGGAGGCCTTTGAGCTGTTTGACCGAGTAGGTGATGGCAAGATCCTGTACAGCCAGTGTGGGGACGTGATGAGGGCCCTGGGCCAGAACCCCACCAATGCTGAGGTGCTGAAGGTTCTGGGGAACCCCAAGAGTGATG AGCTAAAGTCCCGGCGTGTGGACTTCGAGACTTTCCTGCCCATGCTCCAGGCAGTGTCCAAGAATCGGGACCAAGGCACCTATGAGGACTATCTGGAGGGGCTTCGGGTGTTTGAcaaagaagggaatggcaaagtCATGGGAGCAGAGCTCAGACATGTCCTCACCACCCTGG GAGAGAGGATGACAGAAGAGGAGGTGGAGACGGTTCTGGCAGGACATGAGGACAGCAATGGCTGCATCAACTATGAAg CCTTCTTGAAGCACATCCTAAGCATCTGA